Proteins encoded within one genomic window of Humulus lupulus chromosome 1, drHumLupu1.1, whole genome shotgun sequence:
- the LOC133792128 gene encoding uncharacterized protein LOC133792128 isoform X1: MVTAIPSTANPNLKAAKNVYHIGGVPVEFPYKPYGTQLAFMGRVISTLDRAQREGHCHALLESPTGTGKSLSLLCSTLAWQQSCKLKYQNESKPDPQAMADPLAHGGGFVPDDEPSSGIESEESGPAQSTANKKNKKKKAPTIYYTSRTHSQISQVIREYKKTGYRVPMAVLASRKHYCTNPYMRGKDNLDEECKLLLGKGGTGCPEFENERKVQFHPSLQKGGCHEAHDIEDLVKVGQVVKGCSYYAARAMAVSAELVFCPYNYIINPVIRGAMDVDIKGAILVLDEAHNMEDIARDAGSVDIDEEALHKLKAELGDLCQANALVYQPLYEVTQDLLSWIGHKKDTLEKREFQHYFSCWTGDKALRELQEANISQQSFPTLLEFATKAIRDASDTKSDVEHLSGMSVITLEGLFSSLTYFFSRSGSHMSDFQLALQKYVKRDAGKAFGDWTHTLSLWCLNPAVVFRDITDLSLSVILTSGTLSPMNSFSSELGLQFGASLEAPHVVNIESQVWSAIIASGQSNFPLNASYKTADGCIFQDELGKSLEEIFKIVPGGCLVFFPSYKLLEKLRKRWCETGQWSQLNAKKTLFMEPRGGSQEDFDSVLKGYYDAIHGASKPISGRKKRPKKLDSKSFTAIQSADNANREGAALLAVCRGKVSEGIDFSDDNARAVIIVGIPFPNINDIQVGLKMKYNDAYKSSKNLLSGSDWYSHQAFRALNQAAGRCIRHRFDYGAIIFLDERYQRERNTASMSKWLKKSFREYDNFGSSLEGLRSFFSDAKERVSKSMVNVAENSDTNLENTPTAVQSKGSTRKQDQKSDKFDHLNQKKTNLTKFSTFFPSLKSKDDVEPQASARMDEDADNSLEVIDLSSPQKESRHSTALSMEFLHDDPELSIVKETPCLDGSTITQSPWSFSKYETSASTVYHDSSGIQGQLSSHPLSLTNHNKYSSKAKCFTINIPQKNAYMNTSSSMLEMESSLNLSVNSCCLKRRKSICSSPVICLIEEEHDSVDANTSDCTTTFNESSIANGDTIRRIDFAVETPNSIEGHSESSVPQLLTMNNSTETSELIVMNKRLLVYCSHCKNALGLPENHQHVTCCLTLLSKIQLESLHRKTMKIESASKSKGVHVLVTDTSSVHQLCNSSIEGGSEQQGVWCEKDGCVFKTIFCPLCSTDNNCLGVQVLATNESNIHLLNKVLLYVDQLEIKIFEASMHKDSNAKDASPIRGSSMEKGATQNSFDKFAYIPNSSGGWRTTKSKLKLPRKRTSSNADDEDS, from the exons ATGGTTACTGCGATTCCGTCCACAGCAAACCCTAACCTCAAAGCAGCCAAGAATGTGTACCACATCGGAGGCGTTCCAGTCGAGTTTCCGTACAAGCCATACGGAACGCAGCTTGCCTTCATGGGTAGGGTCATCTCAACTCTCGATCGGGCTCAGAGGGAAGGCCATTGCCATGCGCTCCTCGAATCTCCTACCGGAACTGGtaaatctctttctcttctttgcTCCACACTTGCTTGGCAGCAAAGTTGTAAGCTCAAGTATCAGAATGAGTCGAAACCTGACCCGCAAGCTATGGCTGATCCTTTGGCTCATGGCGGTGGATTTGTTCCCGATGATGAACCTTCAA GTGGGATAGAATCAGAAGAGTCAGGACCAGCACAGTCCACTGCaaataaaaagaacaagaagaaaaaggCACCAACCATTTATTACACATC GAGGACACATTCACAAATTTCTCAAGTGATCCGTGAATACAAGAAAACTGGTTACCGAGTACCAATGGCTGTTTTG GCATCACGAAAGCATTACTGCACTAATCCATATATGCGTGGGAAGGATAATCTTGATGAAGAATG CAAGCTGCTTTTGGGAAAAGGAGGCACAGGATGCCCAGAATTTGA AAATGAAAGGAAAGTACAATTCCATCCATCCCTTCAAAAAGGAGGTTGTCATGAGGCTCATGACATTGAAGATCTTGTCAAAGTTGGGCAGGTTGTGAAAG GTTGCTCCTATTATGCAGCACGTGCCATGGCAGTTTCTGCAGAGCTGGTTTTTTGTCCGTATAATTACATTATCAATCCGGTCATTCGAGGTGCAATGGACGTAGATATTAAAGGAGCTATTTTAGTTCTTGATGAGGCTCA CAATATGGAGGATATTGCCCGTGATGCTGGTAGTGTGGATATTGATGAAGAAGCTTTGCATA AATTGAAAGCAGAATTGGGAGACCTCTGCCAAGCTAATGCCTTGGTGTACCAACCTTTGTATGAAGTGACGCAG GACCTCCTAAGTTGGATCGGCCACAAGAAAGATACATTGGAAAAGCGTGAATTTCAACATTATTTCTCCTG TTGGACTGGTGACAAGGCATTGAGAGAGCTTCAAGAAGCTAATATTTCTCAGCAATCTTTTCCAACCTTGCTTGAATTTGCCACAAAG GCAATCAGAGACGCATCAGATACAAAAAGTGATGTAGAACATTTATCTGGCATGTCTGTGATTACTTTAGAAG GATTGTTTTCTTCTTTGACTTATTTTTTCTCAAGATCCGGGTCTCATATGTCAGATTTTCAACTTGCCTTACAAAAATATGTGAAAAGAGATGCTG GAAAAGCTTTTGGTGACTGGACACATACATTAAGTTTATGGTGCTTGAATCCAGCCGTTGTTTTCAGAGACATTACTGATCTTTCTTTATCTGTCATCTTGACATCAGG GACACTGTCACCAATGAATTCATTTTCATCTGAGCTTGGACTTCAGTTTGGAGCTAGTCTAGAAGCTCCACATGTAGTTAATATTGAATCACAG GTATGGTCTGCTATAATAGCTAGTGGTCAAAGTAATTTCCCATTGAATGCAAGTTATAAAACAGCAGATGGATGTATATTCCAG GATGAACTTGGTAAATCCTTGGAGGAAATTTTTAAAATTGTGCCGGGCGGCTGTCTTGTGTTTTTCCCGAGTTATAAGCTTTTGGAGAAACTACGTAAGCGTTGGTGTGAAACGGGGCAATGGTCTCAATTAAATGCAAAAAAGACTCTCTTTATGG AGCCAAGAGGAGGAAGCCAAGAGGATTTTGACTCTGTCTTGAAAGGTTATTATGATGCAATTCATGGTGCATCTAAACCTATTTCTGGGAGAAAGAAAAGACCTAAGAAATTGGATTCTAAAAGCTTCACTGCAATCCAGAGTGCAGACAATGCTAATAGGGAAGGAGCTGCTCTTTTGGCTGTGTGCCGTGGAAAG GTTTCAGAAGGAATTGATTTCTCAGATGACAATGCTCGAGCTGTT ATAATTGTGGGCATTCCATTTCCTAACAt CAATGATATTCAAGTTGGGCTAAAAATGAAATATAATGATGCATATAAATCATCCAAAAACCTTCTGAGTGGTAGTGACTGGTACAGCCACCAAGCATTCAGAGCTTTAAATCAAGCCGCGG gaCGTTGTATCCGACACCGGTTTGATTATGGTGCCATTATCTTCTTAG ATGAGCGTTATCAGAGAGAAAGGAATACAGCATCCATGTCAAAATGGCTGAAGAAATCTTTTAGAGAGTATGACAATTTTGGCTCGTCATTAGAAGGATTAAGATCCTTTTTCAGTGATGCCAag GAACGAGTGAGCAAGAGTATGGTCAATGTTGCGGAGAATTCTGATACTAATTTGGAAAATACACCTACTGCAGTTCAAAGTAAAGGCTCTACAAGGAAGCAAGATCAGAAATCAGACAAATTTGATCACTTAAATCAGAAAAAGACTAATTTGACAAAGTTCAGTACTTTTTTTCCCTCTCTGAAGTCTAAGGATGACGTTGAACCTCAGGCATCTGCACGAATGGATGAAGATGCTGACAACAGCTTGGAAGTTATTGATCTCTCTAGTCCTCAGAAAGAGTCAAG GCACTCTACAGCTTTATCCATGGAATTTCTTCATGATGATCCAGAATTATCAATTGTCAAGGAAACCCCATGTTTGGATGGAAGTACTATAACACAAAGTCCATGGTCATTTTCCAAGTACGAGACTTCAGCTTCAACTGTATATCATGACTCTTCTGGTATTCAAGGTCAATTATCTTCTCATCCCTTGTCCTTGACTAATCATAACAAATATTCTTCGAAAGCAAAGTGTTTCACTATAAATATACCTCAGAAGAACGCTTATATGAACACAAGCAGCTCAATGCTGGAAATGGAATCGTCTCTCAATTTGAGTGTCAATTCTTGCTGTTTAAAACGGAGAAAGTCCATTTGCTCTTCACCTGTGATTTGCCTCATTGAAGAAGAGCATGATTCGGTTGATGCCAACACTTCTGATTGTACTACTACCTTTAATGAAAGTTCTATAGCCAATGGAGATACAATTCGAAGAATTGATTTCGCTGTTGAGACTCCTAATTCAATAGAAGGACATTCTGAGTCAAGTGTTCCCCAACTGCTCACAATGAATAATTCTACCGAGACTTCTGAACTCATAGTAATGAACAAGAGGCTGCTTGTCTATTGCTCACACTGCAAAAATGCTTTGGGTCTTCCTGAGAATCATCAACATGTCACCTGCTGTTTAACTTTATTGTCAAAAATTCAGTTGGAATCTCTTCACAGAAAGACAATGAAAATTGAGTCTGCAAGTAAATCAAAAGGTGTACATGTTCTTGTAACTGACACATCATCAGTTCATCAACTCTGCAATAGTAGTATTGAAGGTGGTTCTGAGCAGCAGGGTGTATGGTGTGAAAAAGATGGATGTGTATTCAAAACCATCTTCTGCCCCTTGTGTAGTACGGACAACAATTGCCTTGGTGTACAGGTCCTGGCAACAAATGAATCTAATATTCATCTACTTAACAAG GTCTTGCTTTATGTTGATCAGTTAGAAATTAAAATCTTTGAAGCATCCATGCACAAGGATTCAAATGCCAAG GATGCGTCGCCCATTAGAGGCTCGAGCATGGAGAAAGGTGCAACTCAGAACTCTTTCGACAAATTCGCATATATTCCTAATTCATCAGGAGGGTGGAGAACCACCAAATCCAAG TTGAAACTTCCAAGGAAAAGGACATCCTCTAATGCAGATGATGAGGATTCATGA
- the LOC133792128 gene encoding uncharacterized protein LOC133792128 isoform X2, giving the protein MAVSAELVFCPYNYIINPVIRGAMDVDIKGAILVLDEAHNMEDIARDAGSVDIDEEALHKLKAELGDLCQANALVYQPLYEVTQDLLSWIGHKKDTLEKREFQHYFSCWTGDKALRELQEANISQQSFPTLLEFATKAIRDASDTKSDVEHLSGMSVITLEGLFSSLTYFFSRSGSHMSDFQLALQKYVKRDAGKAFGDWTHTLSLWCLNPAVVFRDITDLSLSVILTSGTLSPMNSFSSELGLQFGASLEAPHVVNIESQVWSAIIASGQSNFPLNASYKTADGCIFQDELGKSLEEIFKIVPGGCLVFFPSYKLLEKLRKRWCETGQWSQLNAKKTLFMEPRGGSQEDFDSVLKGYYDAIHGASKPISGRKKRPKKLDSKSFTAIQSADNANREGAALLAVCRGKVSEGIDFSDDNARAVIIVGIPFPNINDIQVGLKMKYNDAYKSSKNLLSGSDWYSHQAFRALNQAAGRCIRHRFDYGAIIFLDERYQRERNTASMSKWLKKSFREYDNFGSSLEGLRSFFSDAKERVSKSMVNVAENSDTNLENTPTAVQSKGSTRKQDQKSDKFDHLNQKKTNLTKFSTFFPSLKSKDDVEPQASARMDEDADNSLEVIDLSSPQKESRHSTALSMEFLHDDPELSIVKETPCLDGSTITQSPWSFSKYETSASTVYHDSSGIQGQLSSHPLSLTNHNKYSSKAKCFTINIPQKNAYMNTSSSMLEMESSLNLSVNSCCLKRRKSICSSPVICLIEEEHDSVDANTSDCTTTFNESSIANGDTIRRIDFAVETPNSIEGHSESSVPQLLTMNNSTETSELIVMNKRLLVYCSHCKNALGLPENHQHVTCCLTLLSKIQLESLHRKTMKIESASKSKGVHVLVTDTSSVHQLCNSSIEGGSEQQGVWCEKDGCVFKTIFCPLCSTDNNCLGVQVLATNESNIHLLNKVLLYVDQLEIKIFEASMHKDSNAKDASPIRGSSMEKGATQNSFDKFAYIPNSSGGWRTTKSKLKLPRKRTSSNADDEDS; this is encoded by the exons ATGGCAGTTTCTGCAGAGCTGGTTTTTTGTCCGTATAATTACATTATCAATCCGGTCATTCGAGGTGCAATGGACGTAGATATTAAAGGAGCTATTTTAGTTCTTGATGAGGCTCA CAATATGGAGGATATTGCCCGTGATGCTGGTAGTGTGGATATTGATGAAGAAGCTTTGCATA AATTGAAAGCAGAATTGGGAGACCTCTGCCAAGCTAATGCCTTGGTGTACCAACCTTTGTATGAAGTGACGCAG GACCTCCTAAGTTGGATCGGCCACAAGAAAGATACATTGGAAAAGCGTGAATTTCAACATTATTTCTCCTG TTGGACTGGTGACAAGGCATTGAGAGAGCTTCAAGAAGCTAATATTTCTCAGCAATCTTTTCCAACCTTGCTTGAATTTGCCACAAAG GCAATCAGAGACGCATCAGATACAAAAAGTGATGTAGAACATTTATCTGGCATGTCTGTGATTACTTTAGAAG GATTGTTTTCTTCTTTGACTTATTTTTTCTCAAGATCCGGGTCTCATATGTCAGATTTTCAACTTGCCTTACAAAAATATGTGAAAAGAGATGCTG GAAAAGCTTTTGGTGACTGGACACATACATTAAGTTTATGGTGCTTGAATCCAGCCGTTGTTTTCAGAGACATTACTGATCTTTCTTTATCTGTCATCTTGACATCAGG GACACTGTCACCAATGAATTCATTTTCATCTGAGCTTGGACTTCAGTTTGGAGCTAGTCTAGAAGCTCCACATGTAGTTAATATTGAATCACAG GTATGGTCTGCTATAATAGCTAGTGGTCAAAGTAATTTCCCATTGAATGCAAGTTATAAAACAGCAGATGGATGTATATTCCAG GATGAACTTGGTAAATCCTTGGAGGAAATTTTTAAAATTGTGCCGGGCGGCTGTCTTGTGTTTTTCCCGAGTTATAAGCTTTTGGAGAAACTACGTAAGCGTTGGTGTGAAACGGGGCAATGGTCTCAATTAAATGCAAAAAAGACTCTCTTTATGG AGCCAAGAGGAGGAAGCCAAGAGGATTTTGACTCTGTCTTGAAAGGTTATTATGATGCAATTCATGGTGCATCTAAACCTATTTCTGGGAGAAAGAAAAGACCTAAGAAATTGGATTCTAAAAGCTTCACTGCAATCCAGAGTGCAGACAATGCTAATAGGGAAGGAGCTGCTCTTTTGGCTGTGTGCCGTGGAAAG GTTTCAGAAGGAATTGATTTCTCAGATGACAATGCTCGAGCTGTT ATAATTGTGGGCATTCCATTTCCTAACAt CAATGATATTCAAGTTGGGCTAAAAATGAAATATAATGATGCATATAAATCATCCAAAAACCTTCTGAGTGGTAGTGACTGGTACAGCCACCAAGCATTCAGAGCTTTAAATCAAGCCGCGG gaCGTTGTATCCGACACCGGTTTGATTATGGTGCCATTATCTTCTTAG ATGAGCGTTATCAGAGAGAAAGGAATACAGCATCCATGTCAAAATGGCTGAAGAAATCTTTTAGAGAGTATGACAATTTTGGCTCGTCATTAGAAGGATTAAGATCCTTTTTCAGTGATGCCAag GAACGAGTGAGCAAGAGTATGGTCAATGTTGCGGAGAATTCTGATACTAATTTGGAAAATACACCTACTGCAGTTCAAAGTAAAGGCTCTACAAGGAAGCAAGATCAGAAATCAGACAAATTTGATCACTTAAATCAGAAAAAGACTAATTTGACAAAGTTCAGTACTTTTTTTCCCTCTCTGAAGTCTAAGGATGACGTTGAACCTCAGGCATCTGCACGAATGGATGAAGATGCTGACAACAGCTTGGAAGTTATTGATCTCTCTAGTCCTCAGAAAGAGTCAAG GCACTCTACAGCTTTATCCATGGAATTTCTTCATGATGATCCAGAATTATCAATTGTCAAGGAAACCCCATGTTTGGATGGAAGTACTATAACACAAAGTCCATGGTCATTTTCCAAGTACGAGACTTCAGCTTCAACTGTATATCATGACTCTTCTGGTATTCAAGGTCAATTATCTTCTCATCCCTTGTCCTTGACTAATCATAACAAATATTCTTCGAAAGCAAAGTGTTTCACTATAAATATACCTCAGAAGAACGCTTATATGAACACAAGCAGCTCAATGCTGGAAATGGAATCGTCTCTCAATTTGAGTGTCAATTCTTGCTGTTTAAAACGGAGAAAGTCCATTTGCTCTTCACCTGTGATTTGCCTCATTGAAGAAGAGCATGATTCGGTTGATGCCAACACTTCTGATTGTACTACTACCTTTAATGAAAGTTCTATAGCCAATGGAGATACAATTCGAAGAATTGATTTCGCTGTTGAGACTCCTAATTCAATAGAAGGACATTCTGAGTCAAGTGTTCCCCAACTGCTCACAATGAATAATTCTACCGAGACTTCTGAACTCATAGTAATGAACAAGAGGCTGCTTGTCTATTGCTCACACTGCAAAAATGCTTTGGGTCTTCCTGAGAATCATCAACATGTCACCTGCTGTTTAACTTTATTGTCAAAAATTCAGTTGGAATCTCTTCACAGAAAGACAATGAAAATTGAGTCTGCAAGTAAATCAAAAGGTGTACATGTTCTTGTAACTGACACATCATCAGTTCATCAACTCTGCAATAGTAGTATTGAAGGTGGTTCTGAGCAGCAGGGTGTATGGTGTGAAAAAGATGGATGTGTATTCAAAACCATCTTCTGCCCCTTGTGTAGTACGGACAACAATTGCCTTGGTGTACAGGTCCTGGCAACAAATGAATCTAATATTCATCTACTTAACAAG GTCTTGCTTTATGTTGATCAGTTAGAAATTAAAATCTTTGAAGCATCCATGCACAAGGATTCAAATGCCAAG GATGCGTCGCCCATTAGAGGCTCGAGCATGGAGAAAGGTGCAACTCAGAACTCTTTCGACAAATTCGCATATATTCCTAATTCATCAGGAGGGTGGAGAACCACCAAATCCAAG TTGAAACTTCCAAGGAAAAGGACATCCTCTAATGCAGATGATGAGGATTCATGA